From the genome of Nakamurella flavida, one region includes:
- a CDS encoding IclR family transcriptional regulator gives MTSTGGDREDGSTGKARTGGVQSIERAFAILEALAGQDGGVGLSALAADSGLPLPTIHRLTRTLVDLGYVRQEASRRYSLGPKVLLLAENATGMLGSLARLHLAALVDELGETANLASLDAGRIVYVAQVPSRHSVRMFTEVGRQVLPHCTAVGKAIMARMPRADVREILRRNGMPGYTENTLTDPDAFDAALDWAAQHGYAVDEGEQEVGVRCVAVAVPGAPGRLAVSVSGPAGRMTPELIERAVPLLAAAGAALAAELS, from the coding sequence ATGACGAGCACGGGCGGGGACCGCGAGGACGGCTCGACCGGGAAGGCCCGGACCGGCGGCGTGCAGTCCATCGAACGGGCCTTCGCCATCCTCGAAGCGCTGGCCGGGCAGGACGGCGGGGTGGGCCTGTCCGCCCTGGCCGCCGACTCCGGGCTGCCGCTGCCCACCATCCACCGGCTGACCCGCACCCTGGTCGACCTGGGCTACGTGCGGCAGGAAGCCTCCCGGCGGTACAGCCTGGGGCCGAAGGTGCTGCTGCTGGCCGAGAACGCCACCGGTATGCTCGGGTCCCTGGCCCGGCTGCATCTGGCCGCGCTGGTCGACGAGCTCGGCGAGACGGCCAACCTCGCGTCGCTGGACGCCGGACGTATCGTCTACGTCGCCCAGGTCCCGTCCCGTCACTCGGTGCGGATGTTCACCGAGGTCGGCCGGCAGGTGCTGCCGCACTGCACCGCCGTCGGGAAGGCCATCATGGCCCGCATGCCCCGGGCGGACGTCCGGGAGATCCTGCGGCGCAACGGGATGCCCGGGTACACGGAGAACACGCTGACCGACCCCGACGCCTTCGACGCCGCCCTGGACTGGGCGGCGCAGCACGGGTACGCGGTGGACGAGGGCGAGCAGGAGGTGGGGGTGCGGTGCGTGGCCGTCGCCGTCCCAGGCGCCCCCGGACGGCTGGCCGTGTCGGTGTCCGGTCCGGCCGGCCGGATGACCCCGGAGCTGATCGAACGAGCCGTTCCCCTGCTGGCCGCCGCGGGGGCCGCACTGGCCGCCGAGCTCAGCTGA
- the aceB gene encoding malate synthase A, which produces MSSGTTNGIMVTGAEVPGGELILTPEALAFVGLLQERFGARRDELLAARTRRREEVARTGRLDFLAETAHIRSGDWQVSVDPSPLQDRRVEMTGPTDRKMTINALNSGAKVWLADMEDASTPHWANVVGGQISLFDAIRRQISFTNEAGKSYALREDAPLATIVMRPRGWHFDESHIQVDGTPVVGALVDFGLYAFHNAAELLSRGSGPYFYLPKMESHLEARLWNEVFTLAESELGIPHGSIRATVLIETIPAAFEMDEILYELRDHASGLNAGRWDYLFSIIKYFRDSGPQYVLPDRNLVKMTAPFLKAYAELLVQTCHKRGAHAIGGMSAFIPSRKDAAVNERAFAQVKADKEREAGQGFDGSWVAHPDLVPVCREVFDSVLGDRPNQLDVVPDVQVTADDLLNVAATPGEISEDGLRANIEVAVLYLESWLRGGGAVAIHNLMEDAATAEISRSQIWQWVHNASTLPDGTVITAELVRQILAEELAKIETAVGAERFAAGQFVTASEVFESVALDEEYVAFLTLPAYAAIV; this is translated from the coding sequence ATGAGTAGCGGGACGACGAACGGCATCATGGTCACCGGAGCGGAGGTTCCCGGCGGGGAGCTCATCCTCACGCCGGAGGCGCTTGCGTTCGTGGGTCTGCTGCAGGAGCGCTTCGGCGCCCGTCGGGACGAGCTGCTCGCCGCCCGTACCCGCCGGCGCGAGGAGGTCGCCCGCACCGGTCGGCTCGACTTCCTCGCCGAGACCGCGCACATCCGGTCCGGCGACTGGCAGGTCTCGGTCGACCCGTCCCCGCTGCAGGACCGGCGCGTCGAGATGACCGGCCCCACCGACCGCAAGATGACCATCAACGCGCTCAACTCCGGGGCCAAGGTGTGGCTGGCCGACATGGAGGACGCCAGCACCCCGCACTGGGCCAACGTCGTCGGCGGCCAGATCAGCCTGTTCGACGCCATCCGCCGGCAGATCTCGTTCACCAACGAGGCAGGGAAGTCCTACGCGCTGCGCGAGGACGCCCCGCTGGCCACCATCGTCATGCGGCCCCGCGGCTGGCACTTCGACGAGTCCCACATCCAGGTCGACGGCACCCCGGTGGTCGGTGCACTCGTCGACTTCGGCCTCTACGCCTTCCACAACGCGGCCGAGCTGCTCTCCCGCGGCAGCGGCCCGTACTTCTACCTGCCCAAGATGGAGTCGCACCTCGAGGCCCGACTGTGGAACGAGGTGTTCACCCTGGCCGAGTCCGAGCTGGGCATCCCGCACGGCAGCATCCGCGCCACCGTCCTCATCGAGACCATCCCGGCCGCGTTCGAGATGGACGAGATCCTCTACGAGCTGCGCGATCACGCCTCGGGGCTGAACGCCGGCCGCTGGGACTACCTGTTCTCGATCATCAAGTACTTCCGGGACTCCGGCCCGCAGTACGTGCTGCCGGACCGCAACCTGGTGAAGATGACGGCGCCGTTCCTCAAGGCCTACGCCGAGCTGCTGGTGCAGACCTGCCACAAGCGCGGCGCGCACGCCATCGGTGGCATGTCGGCGTTCATCCCCAGCCGCAAGGACGCCGCGGTCAACGAGCGCGCCTTCGCCCAGGTGAAGGCGGACAAGGAACGCGAGGCCGGCCAGGGCTTCGACGGTTCGTGGGTCGCCCACCCCGATCTCGTCCCGGTGTGCCGGGAGGTCTTCGACTCCGTGCTGGGTGACCGGCCCAACCAGCTCGACGTCGTCCCCGACGTGCAGGTCACTGCCGACGATCTGCTCAACGTCGCCGCGACCCCGGGGGAGATCTCCGAGGACGGGCTGCGCGCCAACATCGAGGTCGCCGTGCTGTACCTGGAGTCCTGGCTGCGCGGCGGCGGCGCCGTCGCCATCCACAACCTCATGGAGGACGCGGCCACCGCGGAGATCTCCCGCTCGCAGATCTGGCAGTGGGTGCACAACGCCTCCACCCTCCCCGACGGCACGGTGATCACCGCCGAGCTCGTCCGGCAGATCCTCGCCGAGGAGCTGGCGAAGATCGAGACCGCCGTCGGCGCCGAGCGTTTCGCGGCCGGGCAGTTCGTGACGGCCAGCGAGGTGTTCGAGTCCGTCGCCCTGGACGAGGAATACGTGGCGTTCCTGACGCTGCCGGCCTACGCCGCGATCGTCTGA
- a CDS encoding DUF6986 family protein — MTDPLADRLDAHLAQADADLTRRYPGDRGVRQPVHTVYVPADRFDAGTVPAWGERALAALAEHGDTADTFAAATGLDPQWVHAGYDRVLAKLAVEPIEDLRIDFEDGYGPRPDAEEDAAVVAAAAALRQAVDAGTAPPFVGIRFKSFEQPTRRRGLRTLRLFLAGLGALPAGFVLTLPKVTSVEQVEAMVLACEALETELGLAAGALRFEIQVETPQAVLGADGRAAIAPMIHAGAGRVTGLHYGTYDYSASLGISAQDQSMEHPAADHAKAVMQLAASGTGVHLSDGSTNIVPVGDADAVRAAWALHARLVGRSLHRGYYQGWDLHPAQLPTRYAATYAFYLAGIPQACVRLRAYVERQESGFMDEPATAVALAGFLVRALECGAVDADEITERTGLHRSTLDVLARRVAV, encoded by the coding sequence GTGACCGACCCGCTCGCGGACCGGCTCGACGCCCACCTGGCCCAGGCGGACGCGGATCTCACCCGCCGCTATCCCGGGGATCGCGGGGTTCGTCAGCCGGTGCACACCGTGTACGTCCCGGCCGATCGCTTCGACGCCGGGACCGTGCCGGCGTGGGGCGAGCGCGCCCTCGCGGCCCTGGCCGAGCACGGCGACACGGCCGACACCTTCGCCGCCGCCACCGGGCTGGACCCGCAGTGGGTGCACGCCGGGTACGACCGGGTGCTGGCCAAGCTCGCGGTCGAGCCGATCGAGGATCTGCGGATCGACTTCGAGGACGGCTACGGCCCCCGCCCGGACGCCGAGGAGGACGCGGCCGTGGTCGCCGCCGCCGCGGCCCTGCGACAGGCCGTGGACGCCGGGACCGCGCCGCCGTTCGTCGGGATCCGGTTCAAGAGCTTCGAGCAGCCGACTCGACGGCGCGGGCTGCGCACCCTGCGGCTGTTCCTGGCCGGCCTGGGTGCGCTGCCGGCCGGTTTCGTCCTCACCCTGCCCAAGGTGACCTCGGTCGAGCAGGTCGAGGCGATGGTGCTGGCCTGCGAGGCGCTGGAGACCGAACTGGGCTTGGCGGCCGGCGCCCTACGGTTCGAGATCCAGGTGGAGACCCCGCAGGCCGTGCTCGGCGCCGACGGCCGGGCCGCCATCGCCCCGATGATCCACGCGGGCGCCGGGCGGGTCACCGGACTGCACTACGGCACGTACGACTACTCGGCCTCGCTGGGCATCTCTGCGCAGGACCAGAGCATGGAGCACCCGGCCGCCGACCACGCCAAGGCCGTCATGCAGCTCGCCGCATCCGGCACGGGCGTGCACCTGTCCGACGGCTCGACCAACATCGTCCCGGTCGGTGACGCCGACGCGGTCCGGGCGGCGTGGGCGTTGCACGCCCGGCTGGTCGGCCGCTCGTTGCACCGCGGCTACTACCAGGGCTGGGATCTGCACCCGGCCCAGCTGCCCACCCGGTACGCGGCCACCTACGCCTTCTACCTGGCCGGGATCCCGCAGGCCTGCGTGCGATTGCGGGCCTACGTCGAGCGGCAGGAGTCCGGGTTCATGGACGAGCCGGCCACCGCGGTGGCCCTGGCCGGGTTCCTCGTCCGCGCCCTGGAGTGCGGGGCCGTGGACGCCGACGAGATCACCGAGCGCACCGGTCTGCACCGCAGCACCCTGGACGTCCTCGCCCGCCGTGTCGCGGTCTGA